The following are encoded in a window of Kogia breviceps isolate mKogBre1 chromosome 10, mKogBre1 haplotype 1, whole genome shotgun sequence genomic DNA:
- the RPS10 gene encoding small ribosomal subunit protein eS10 has protein sequence MLMPKKNRIAIYELLFKEGVMVAKKDVHMPKHPELADKNVPNLHVMKAMQSLKSRGYVKEQFAWRHFYWYLTNEGIQYLRDYLHLPPEIVPATLRRSRPETGRPRPKGLEGERPARLTRGEADRDTYRRSAVPSGADKKAEAGAGSATEFQFRGGFGRGRGQPPQ, from the exons ATGTTGATGCCCAAGAAGAACCGGATTGCCATTTATGAACTCCTTTTTAAGGAGGGAGTGATGGTGGCCAAGAAGGACGTCCACATGCCTAAGCACCCGGAGCTGGCAGACAAGAATGTGCCCAATCTTCATGTCATGAAGGCCATGCAG TCTCTCAAATCACGAGGCTACGTGAAGGAACAGTTTGCCTGGAGACATTTCTACTGGTACCTAACCAACGAGGGTATCCAGTATCTCCGGGATTACCTCCATCTGCCCCCTGAAATCGTGCCTGCCACCCTGCGCCGCAGTCGTCCTGAGACTGGCAGGCCGCGGCCCAAAG GTCTGGAAGGAGAGCGACCTGCAAGACTCACAAGAGGGGAAGCCGACAGAGACACCTACAGACGAAGCGCTGTGCCCT CTGGTGCCGACAAGAAAGCCGAGGCTGGGGCTGGGTCAGCAACCGAATTCCAGTTT AGAGGCGGATTTGGTCGCGGACGTGGTCAGCCACCTCAGTAA